The following proteins come from a genomic window of Denitromonas sp.:
- a CDS encoding D-alanine--D-alanine ligase, which translates to MQAKFGKVAVLMGGASAEREVSLMSGKAVLAALQGAGVDAHAFDPADTDLHVLKDEGYDRAFLALHGRGGEDGTVQGMLEMLGIPYTGSGVMASALSMDKWRTKLVWLAAGLPTPRFHIIDETSDWAAVAADLGLPIFVKPVHEGSSMGATKVTDASGLAEAWALAARFDTLVIAEEFIDGQELTIPFLGDEVLPVVRIVAPDGNYDYQHKYFTDDTQYFCPSGLPAAQETELQALMRRAAQVLACRGWGRGDLILTAEGKPYLLEMNTTPGMTGHSLVPMSARVAGYDFTALCLSILEKARLG; encoded by the coding sequence ATGCAGGCGAAATTCGGAAAAGTAGCGGTGTTGATGGGCGGCGCGTCCGCCGAGCGCGAGGTGTCGCTGATGTCGGGCAAGGCCGTGCTCGCGGCCTTGCAGGGCGCCGGCGTGGATGCGCACGCCTTCGATCCGGCCGACACCGACCTGCATGTGCTCAAGGACGAGGGCTACGACCGCGCCTTCCTGGCCCTGCATGGCCGCGGCGGCGAAGACGGCACGGTGCAGGGCATGCTCGAGATGCTCGGCATCCCCTACACCGGCAGCGGCGTGATGGCCTCGGCGCTGTCGATGGACAAGTGGCGCACCAAGCTGGTGTGGCTGGCCGCCGGCCTGCCCACGCCGCGCTTCCACATCATCGACGAGACCAGCGACTGGGCCGCCGTGGCGGCCGACCTCGGCCTGCCGATCTTCGTCAAGCCGGTGCATGAAGGCTCGAGCATGGGCGCCACCAAGGTGACCGACGCCAGCGGGCTGGCCGAGGCCTGGGCGCTGGCCGCGCGCTTCGACACCCTGGTGATCGCCGAAGAATTCATCGATGGCCAGGAGCTGACCATTCCCTTCCTCGGCGACGAGGTGCTGCCGGTGGTGCGCATCGTGGCGCCGGACGGGAACTACGACTACCAGCACAAATACTTCACCGATGACACGCAGTATTTCTGCCCCAGCGGCCTGCCCGCGGCGCAGGAGACCGAACTGCAGGCGCTGATGCGGCGCGCCGCGCAGGTGCTGGCCTGCCGTGGCTGGGGCCGGGGCGACCTGATCCTGACCGCCGAGGGCAAGCCCTATCTGCTCGAGATGAACACCACGCCGGGCATGACCGGCCACTCGCTGGTGCCGATGTCGGCGCGCGTGGCCGGGTATGACTTCACCGCCCTGTGCCTGTCGATTCTGGAGAAAGCGCGCCTTGGCTGA
- a CDS encoding DciA family protein — protein MTQRLDRFVGDGSALDRLRAHADRLTRLQQLVLAELPPYLADCCHVANLKEDVLLIHAATGAVAAKLRQATPRLLNALAMQGVMVSSIKIATRPVNPAPPPKPPTQRTVSGQTQDALRSLAGELPDDDPLRAALERFVRRSRGV, from the coding sequence ATGACGCAACGGCTCGACCGCTTCGTTGGCGACGGCTCCGCACTCGACCGCCTGCGCGCCCATGCCGATCGCCTGACCCGGCTGCAGCAACTCGTACTGGCCGAGTTGCCGCCGTATCTGGCGGACTGCTGCCATGTCGCCAATCTCAAGGAAGATGTACTGCTCATTCACGCGGCCACCGGCGCCGTCGCCGCCAAGCTGCGCCAGGCCACTCCGCGCCTGCTCAACGCGCTGGCCATGCAGGGGGTGATGGTCAGCAGCATCAAGATTGCCACCCGTCCGGTGAACCCCGCGCCACCACCCAAACCGCCAACCCAGCGAACGGTCAGCGGGCAAACGCAGGATGCGCTCCGCTCGCTGGCGGGCGAACTGCCCGATGACGATCCGCTACGCGCGGCGCTGGAGCGCTTCGTGCGGCGCAGCCGCGGCGTATGA
- the ftsZ gene encoding cell division protein FtsZ, giving the protein MFEIVEKEPTGTIIKVVGLGGAGGNAVDHMIREGVHGVEFITANTDAQALKRNLATHKVQLGTSGLGAGAKPEAGRCSAQEAREAIAEAISGAHMVFITAGMGGGTGTGAAPVVAEVAKEMGILTVGVVTKPFDFENRDRVADSGIEELSSHVDSLIVVLNDKLMEVLGDDASLEDGFRAADNVLRNAVGGIAEIINIPGLVNVDFQDVRTVMAEMGRAMMGSAEAAGIDRARIAAEQAAASPLLEGVELSGARGVLINLTASRSLKMSEVKEAVNTVRAFAAKDAFVIYGTVFDEAMEDRIRVTVVATGLGNPAVSASKPVMQVVQGTGTYGPSSGAHESDVPAVIRSGRRTTVEAMSASGVGTYDIPAFLRKQAD; this is encoded by the coding sequence ATGTTTGAAATCGTTGAGAAGGAACCGACCGGCACCATCATCAAGGTGGTCGGGCTCGGGGGCGCCGGCGGCAATGCCGTCGATCACATGATCCGCGAGGGCGTGCACGGGGTGGAGTTCATCACCGCCAATACCGACGCACAGGCACTCAAGCGCAATCTGGCCACGCACAAGGTGCAGCTGGGCACCTCGGGCCTGGGCGCCGGCGCCAAGCCGGAAGCCGGCCGCTGCTCCGCGCAGGAAGCGCGCGAGGCGATTGCCGAGGCGATCTCCGGTGCGCACATGGTGTTCATCACCGCCGGCATGGGCGGTGGTACCGGGACCGGCGCCGCGCCGGTGGTGGCCGAAGTGGCCAAGGAAATGGGCATCCTCACCGTCGGTGTGGTGACCAAGCCCTTCGACTTCGAGAACCGTGATCGCGTCGCCGACAGCGGCATCGAAGAGCTCTCCAGCCATGTCGATTCGCTGATCGTGGTGCTCAACGACAAGCTGATGGAAGTGCTCGGCGACGACGCCAGCCTCGAAGACGGCTTCCGCGCGGCCGACAACGTCCTGCGCAACGCCGTCGGCGGGATTGCCGAGATCATCAACATCCCCGGTCTGGTGAACGTCGACTTCCAGGACGTGCGCACGGTGATGGCCGAGATGGGCCGCGCCATGATGGGTTCGGCCGAAGCCGCCGGCATCGACCGCGCGCGCATCGCCGCCGAACAGGCCGCCGCCAGCCCGCTGCTCGAAGGTGTTGAGCTCTCCGGCGCCCGTGGCGTGCTGATCAACCTCACCGCCAGCCGTTCGCTGAAGATGTCGGAAGTGAAGGAAGCCGTGAATACCGTGCGCGCCTTCGCCGCCAAGGACGCCTTCGTGATCTACGGCACCGTCTTCGACGAAGCCATGGAAGACCGCATCCGCGTCACCGTGGTCGCCACCGGCCTGGGCAACCCGGCCGTGTCGGCCAGCAAGCCGGTGATGCAGGTGGTGCAGGGCACGGGCACTTACGGCCCGTCCAGCGGGGCGCATGAAAGCGACGTGCCGGCCGTGATTCGCAGCGGGCGTCGCACGACGGTCGAAGCGATGAGCGCCAGCGGCGTGGGCACCTACGACATCCCGGCCTTCCTGCGCAAGCAGGCTGACTGA
- the ftsA gene encoding cell division protein FtsA — translation MSKEYKDLVVGLDIGTSKTTCMVAEVRPDGQFNVIGLGTQPSNGLRRGVVVNIEATVDAISRVIQEVELMADCKIGDVYTGIAGSHIKSFNSNGMVAIKDKEVSTMDVERVIEVARAMPIPADQQILHILTQEFIIDGQDGVREPIGMSGVKLEVKVHIVTGAVSAAQNVIKCVRRCGLEVMDLILQPLASSYATLSEDEKGLGVCLVDIGGGTTDLAVFTQGAIRHTAVIPVAGDQITNDIAMALRTPTAEAEEIKIRHGVAMSSLADPAEMIEVPGVGDRSARKLSRQALADVIEPRVSELFELVQSELRRSGYEELLSSGIVLTGGASVMDGMIELGEEIFHMPVRIGAPQYSGGLADVVCQPRYATAMGLMVEAMAQRRRGIQARETRNLRQMFDRMKGWFERNF, via the coding sequence ATGAGCAAGGAATACAAAGACCTCGTCGTCGGCCTCGATATCGGCACATCCAAGACCACCTGCATGGTGGCCGAGGTGCGGCCGGACGGGCAGTTCAACGTGATCGGCCTCGGCACCCAGCCATCGAACGGCCTGCGCCGCGGCGTGGTGGTCAACATCGAGGCCACGGTGGATGCCATCTCCCGGGTGATCCAGGAAGTCGAGCTGATGGCCGACTGCAAGATCGGCGATGTGTATACCGGCATCGCCGGCAGCCACATCAAGAGCTTCAACTCGAACGGCATGGTCGCCATCAAGGACAAGGAAGTGTCCACGATGGATGTGGAGCGGGTGATCGAGGTGGCGCGCGCCATGCCGATTCCGGCCGATCAGCAGATCCTGCACATCCTCACCCAGGAATTCATCATCGACGGCCAGGACGGCGTGCGCGAGCCGATCGGCATGAGCGGCGTCAAGCTGGAGGTGAAGGTGCACATCGTCACCGGCGCCGTCTCCGCCGCACAGAACGTGATCAAGTGCGTGCGCCGCTGCGGCCTGGAGGTGATGGACCTGATCCTGCAGCCGCTGGCCTCGAGCTACGCCACCTTGTCGGAAGACGAGAAGGGCCTGGGTGTGTGTCTGGTCGACATCGGCGGCGGCACCACCGATCTGGCGGTATTCACGCAAGGCGCGATCCGTCACACGGCCGTGATTCCGGTCGCGGGTGACCAGATCACCAACGATATCGCCATGGCCTTGCGCACGCCGACCGCCGAGGCCGAGGAGATCAAGATCCGCCACGGCGTGGCGATGAGCTCGCTGGCCGATCCGGCCGAGATGATCGAGGTGCCCGGCGTGGGCGACCGCAGCGCCCGCAAGCTGTCGCGCCAGGCGCTGGCCGACGTGATCGAGCCGCGGGTGTCGGAGCTGTTCGAGCTGGTGCAGTCGGAGCTGCGTCGCAGCGGCTACGAGGAGCTGCTCTCGTCCGGCATCGTGCTCACCGGTGGCGCCTCGGTGATGGATGGAATGATCGAGTTGGGCGAAGAAATCTTCCACATGCCGGTGCGCATCGGCGCGCCGCAGTATTCCGGGGGTCTGGCCGACGTGGTGTGTCAGCCGCGCTATGCCACCGCAATGGGTTTGATGGTCGAGGCGATGGCGCAGCGCCGCCGCGGCATTCAGGCGCGGGAGACACGCAACCTGCGCCAGATGTTCGACCGCATGAAGGGGTGGTTTGAAAGGAATTTCTAG
- the lpxC gene encoding UDP-3-O-acyl-N-acetylglucosamine deacetylase, whose product MIKQRTLKSTISATGVGLHGGRKVTMTLRPAAPDTGVVFHRVDLDPVVDLPADPYSVVDTRLCSGLQQGEAKVGTVEHLMSALAGLGVDNVHVDVDAPELPILDGSAGPFVFLIQSAGLEEQAAPKRFLRVKKPVEYREDDKWVRLEPYDGFKLDFSIVFNHPAINRTVTDATVDFADQSYVQGVARARTFGFVQDVEFMRSNGLALGGSLDNAIVMDEYRILNADGLRFNDEFVKHKVLDAIGDLYLAGKPLLAAYSAHKSGHALNNQVLRVLLEDESAWEIVTFEDERQAAPGVLGMFEPVSV is encoded by the coding sequence ATGATCAAGCAACGCACGCTCAAATCGACGATTTCCGCTACCGGCGTCGGCCTGCACGGCGGACGCAAGGTCACCATGACGCTGCGCCCGGCGGCGCCGGACACCGGCGTGGTCTTCCATCGGGTCGATCTCGATCCGGTCGTCGACCTGCCCGCCGATCCGTATTCGGTGGTCGATACCCGCCTGTGCTCCGGCCTCCAGCAGGGCGAGGCCAAGGTCGGCACCGTCGAGCACCTGATGTCGGCGCTGGCCGGCCTTGGCGTAGACAACGTACATGTCGACGTCGACGCGCCCGAGTTGCCGATTCTCGATGGCAGCGCCGGTCCCTTCGTGTTCCTGATCCAGTCCGCCGGGCTCGAAGAGCAGGCCGCGCCCAAGCGCTTCCTGCGCGTCAAGAAACCCGTGGAATACCGCGAGGACGACAAGTGGGTGCGCCTGGAGCCGTACGACGGCTTCAAGCTCGACTTCTCCATCGTCTTCAATCATCCGGCCATCAACCGCACCGTGACCGACGCGACGGTCGATTTTGCCGACCAGTCGTATGTGCAGGGCGTGGCCCGGGCGCGCACCTTCGGTTTCGTGCAGGACGTCGAGTTCATGCGCTCCAATGGGCTGGCCCTCGGCGGCAGCCTGGACAACGCCATCGTGATGGACGAATACCGCATCCTCAATGCCGACGGCCTGCGCTTCAACGACGAATTCGTCAAGCACAAGGTGCTCGACGCCATCGGCGATCTCTACCTTGCCGGCAAGCCGCTGCTGGCGGCCTATTCGGCCCACAAGTCGGGCCACGCCCTGAACAACCAGGTGCTGCGGGTGCTGCTCGAAGACGAGAGCGCCTGGGAGATTGTGACCTTCGAGGACGAGCGCCAGGCCGCGCCGGGCGTGCTGGGCATGTTCGAGCCGGTGTCGGTCTGA
- the secA gene encoding preprotein translocase subunit SecA, producing MISGLLKKVFGSRNDRLIRQYSKTVRAINALEPEMAALSDADLRAKTDAFKARIADGESLDSLLPEAFAVVREAGKRVHGMRHFDVQLVGGMVLHDGKIAEMRTGEGKTLVATLPVYLNALAGKGVHVITVNDYLARRDAEWMGQLYGFLGLSVGVNVSQLSEAEKLAAYAADITYGTNNEFGFDYLRDNMKYEASERVQRALSFAVVDEVDSILIDEARTPLIISGQAEDHTDLYLKMNEVAPLLKKQVGEGDEITEPGDYTVDLKAHQVLLTEAGHERAEQILTEHGLLPEGTSLYDPANILLMHHLYAALRGHSLFHKDQQYVVQNGEIIIVDEFTGRLMPGRRWSEGLHQAVEAKEGVKIQAENQTLASITFQNYFRMYAKLAGMTGTADTEAFEFQSIYGLETVVIPTNRPMQRKDQNDKVYRTMKEKFDAVIADIKDCHERGQPVLVGTTSIESSEYLAELLTKAKLPHQVLNAKQHEKEAQIVAQAGRPGVITIATNMAGRGTDIVLGGNVQKQTEAVMADASLDDAQKAAAAEALRKEWDELHARVIAAGGLKIIGTERHESRRIDNQLRGRAGRQGDPGESRFYLSLEDPLMRIFAGDRLNAIMVRLKMPEGEAIEHAMVTRSLESAQRKVEQRNFDIRKQLLEFDDVSNDQRKVIYQQRNELLESTDISETIAAMRQGVIHDTFRIYVPIDSVEEQWDIPALEQALEGEFQLKLPVSEWLVAEPGLDDDAIAQRVVEAADAQFAAKVAMVDATAWHQFERSVMLQSLDNHWREHLAALDHLRQGIHLRGYAQKNPKQEYKREAFELFEALLEAVRNDVTRLLMTVQIRTEAPLEEVEAAGVENVQYHHADYDEALGTKRSEGDDAAANAGPKVGRNEPCPCGSGKKYKHCHGKLA from the coding sequence ATGATTTCCGGCCTTCTAAAGAAAGTATTCGGTAGCCGCAACGACCGGCTCATTCGCCAATATTCGAAGACGGTGCGGGCGATCAATGCGCTCGAGCCCGAGATGGCTGCGCTCTCGGATGCCGACCTTCGCGCCAAGACCGACGCCTTCAAGGCGCGGATCGCCGATGGTGAGAGCCTGGACAGCCTCCTGCCCGAAGCGTTCGCGGTCGTTCGCGAAGCGGGCAAGCGGGTGCACGGCATGCGCCACTTCGACGTCCAGCTCGTCGGCGGCATGGTGCTGCATGACGGCAAGATCGCCGAGATGCGCACCGGCGAGGGCAAGACCCTGGTCGCCACGCTGCCGGTCTATCTGAACGCGCTGGCCGGCAAGGGCGTGCATGTGATCACGGTCAACGATTACCTGGCCCGCCGCGATGCGGAATGGATGGGGCAGCTGTACGGCTTCCTGGGGCTGTCGGTGGGCGTGAACGTATCGCAGCTGAGCGAGGCCGAGAAGCTCGCCGCCTACGCGGCTGACATCACCTACGGCACCAACAACGAATTCGGCTTCGACTACCTGCGCGACAACATGAAGTACGAGGCGTCGGAGCGCGTGCAGCGCGCCCTGAGCTTCGCCGTGGTCGACGAGGTGGACTCGATCCTGATCGACGAAGCGCGTACGCCGCTGATCATCTCCGGCCAGGCCGAAGACCACACCGACCTGTACCTGAAGATGAACGAGGTCGCGCCGCTGCTCAAGAAGCAGGTCGGCGAGGGCGACGAGATCACCGAGCCGGGCGACTACACCGTCGACCTCAAGGCCCACCAGGTGCTGCTGACCGAAGCCGGCCATGAGCGCGCCGAGCAGATCCTCACCGAGCACGGCCTGCTGCCGGAAGGCACGTCGCTGTACGACCCGGCCAACATCCTGCTGATGCACCACCTCTACGCCGCCCTGCGCGGCCACTCGCTGTTCCACAAGGACCAGCAGTACGTGGTGCAGAACGGCGAGATCATCATCGTCGACGAATTCACCGGCCGCCTGATGCCGGGCCGCCGCTGGTCCGAAGGCCTGCACCAGGCCGTCGAGGCCAAGGAAGGCGTCAAGATCCAGGCCGAGAACCAGACCCTCGCCTCGATCACCTTCCAGAACTACTTCCGCATGTACGCCAAGCTGGCGGGCATGACCGGTACGGCCGACACCGAAGCCTTCGAATTCCAGTCCATCTACGGCCTCGAGACGGTGGTCATCCCGACCAACCGCCCGATGCAGCGCAAGGACCAGAACGACAAGGTCTATCGCACGATGAAGGAGAAGTTCGACGCCGTCATCGCCGACATCAAGGACTGTCACGAGCGCGGCCAGCCGGTGCTGGTCGGCACCACCTCGATCGAAAGCTCCGAGTACCTCGCGGAGCTGCTCACCAAAGCCAAGCTGCCGCACCAGGTGCTCAACGCCAAGCAGCACGAAAAGGAAGCGCAGATCGTCGCCCAGGCCGGTCGCCCCGGCGTGATCACCATCGCTACCAACATGGCCGGCCGCGGTACCGACATCGTGCTCGGCGGCAACGTCCAGAAGCAGACCGAAGCCGTGATGGCCGACGCGTCGCTCGACGATGCGCAAAAGGCCGCCGCGGCCGAGGCGCTGCGCAAGGAATGGGACGAACTGCACGCCCGGGTGATCGCCGCCGGCGGTCTCAAGATCATCGGCACCGAGCGCCATGAATCGCGCCGCATCGACAACCAGTTGCGCGGTCGTGCCGGTCGCCAGGGCGACCCGGGCGAGAGCCGCTTCTACCTGTCGCTCGAAGACCCGCTGATGCGCATTTTCGCCGGCGACCGTCTCAACGCCATCATGGTGCGGCTGAAGATGCCCGAGGGCGAGGCCATCGAGCATGCCATGGTCACCCGCTCGCTCGAATCCGCCCAGCGCAAGGTCGAGCAGCGCAACTTCGACATCCGCAAGCAGTTGCTGGAGTTCGACGATGTGTCGAACGATCAGCGCAAGGTCATCTACCAGCAGCGCAACGAGCTGCTCGAGAGTACCGACATCTCCGAGACCATCGCCGCCATGCGCCAGGGTGTCATCCACGACACCTTCCGCATCTATGTGCCGATCGACAGCGTCGAGGAGCAGTGGGACATCCCCGCGCTCGAGCAGGCGCTCGAAGGCGAGTTCCAGCTCAAGCTGCCGGTGAGCGAGTGGCTCGTTGCCGAGCCGGGCCTGGACGATGACGCCATCGCCCAGCGCGTGGTCGAAGCCGCCGATGCGCAGTTTGCCGCCAAGGTGGCCATGGTCGACGCCACCGCCTGGCACCAGTTCGAACGCAGCGTCATGCTGCAGAGCCTGGACAACCACTGGCGCGAGCATCTCGCGGCGCTCGACCATCTGCGCCAGGGCATCCACCTGCGCGGCTATGCGCAGAAGAACCCCAAGCAGGAATACAAGCGCGAAGCCTTCGAGCTGTTCGAGGCCCTGCTCGAAGCCGTGCGCAACGATGTCACCCGCCTGCTGATGACCGTGCAGATTCGTACCGAGGCCCCGCTCGAAGAGGTCGAGGCCGCCGGCGTCGAAAACGTGCAATACCACCACGCCGACTACGACGAGGCACTGGGCACCAAGCGCAGCGAGGGCGACGACGCCGCCGCCAACGCCGGACCCAAGGTCGGCCGCAACGAGCCCTGCCCCTGCGGCTCGGGCAAGAAGTACAAGCACTGCCACGGCAAGCTGGCCTGA
- a CDS encoding HDOD domain-containing protein: MFPELSFDEIPPLPGAVPEGLSEWVAHIRDQEMPVFGSTVDGIRQIMGDDSASAGRLAAVILKDPAMTTKVLRLANSAYFNSARQGVGTISRAIVVLGFDLVADLAIGVALVDGLLKGGVRKRVEAELAHSFFAAALARGIAKMRGEGRAEEVFIAALLCRVGEMAFWCFGGVKAETLAEQLPADCTPEQEAAAQLTVLGFRLRQLSVQLAREWRLGSLLHAALEPSSRPSTLENSILQGHQVARAVIAGWDGAPAKAALSALARYVDRPEKEVRDTVATLANEAARLATEYGAGVAARGIPASSATIDTASEPLPVMSPAERQLAILRELTALIMSGGRFSDAVYLAAEGILQGVGFARVVVSLLTPNRSQIVGKYGLGAGGEAMRKAFVLTLGQDPKDPLDTLLSTAQPVRLGKARGRLAAVVGQGPAAMAPIMGNGRTIGLVYAERDAGSAAIDDEAFFAFVHFVQQMSMALVTASRAGGAAAP; encoded by the coding sequence ATGTTTCCAGAACTTTCCTTCGACGAGATCCCGCCGCTGCCCGGCGCCGTGCCGGAAGGGTTGAGCGAGTGGGTGGCACACATCCGCGACCAGGAGATGCCGGTGTTTGGCTCCACGGTCGACGGCATCCGCCAGATCATGGGCGACGACAGCGCCTCCGCCGGCCGGCTGGCCGCGGTCATCCTCAAGGACCCGGCCATGACCACCAAGGTCCTGCGCCTGGCCAACAGTGCCTATTTCAACAGCGCCCGTCAGGGCGTCGGCACCATCAGCCGGGCCATCGTCGTGCTCGGTTTCGACCTGGTGGCCGACCTGGCCATCGGTGTGGCCCTGGTCGATGGCTTGCTCAAGGGCGGGGTGCGCAAGCGCGTCGAGGCCGAGCTGGCGCACAGCTTCTTCGCCGCCGCGCTGGCCCGCGGCATTGCCAAGATGCGCGGTGAGGGGCGGGCCGAAGAAGTCTTCATCGCCGCCTTGCTGTGCCGCGTGGGCGAGATGGCCTTCTGGTGCTTCGGCGGCGTCAAGGCCGAGACGCTGGCCGAGCAGCTGCCTGCCGACTGCACGCCCGAGCAGGAAGCGGCGGCCCAGCTGACGGTGCTCGGTTTCCGCCTGCGCCAGCTCTCGGTCCAGCTGGCGCGGGAGTGGCGGCTCGGGAGCCTGCTGCATGCGGCGCTCGAACCCTCGAGCCGCCCCAGCACACTCGAGAACTCGATCCTGCAAGGCCATCAGGTCGCGCGTGCGGTGATCGCCGGCTGGGACGGCGCGCCCGCCAAGGCGGCGCTGAGCGCGCTGGCGCGCTATGTCGATCGCCCCGAAAAGGAGGTCCGCGACACCGTCGCCACGCTGGCCAACGAAGCCGCCCGCCTGGCCACCGAATACGGCGCGGGCGTCGCCGCCCGGGGCATTCCCGCCTCGTCGGCGACCATCGACACGGCGTCCGAGCCACTGCCGGTGATGTCGCCCGCCGAGCGACAGCTGGCCATCCTGCGCGAGCTGACGGCGCTGATCATGTCTGGCGGCCGCTTCTCCGACGCCGTCTATCTGGCGGCCGAGGGCATCTTGCAGGGCGTGGGCTTTGCCCGTGTTGTGGTCTCGCTGCTCACCCCCAACCGCAGCCAGATCGTCGGCAAGTACGGCCTCGGCGCTGGCGGCGAGGCCATGCGCAAGGCCTTCGTGCTGACCCTCGGCCAGGATCCCAAGGACCCGCTCGACACCCTCTTGAGCACCGCCCAGCCGGTGCGACTGGGCAAGGCGCGCGGGCGACTGGCCGCGGTGGTGGGGCAGGGGCCGGCGGCCATGGCGCCGATCATGGGCAATGGCCGGACCATCGGCCTGGTCTATGCCGAACGCGACGCAGGCTCAGCCGCCATCGACGACGAAGCCTTCTTCGCCTTCGTGCACTTCGTTCAGCAGATGTCGATGGCGCTGGTCACCGCCAGCCGGGCAGGGGGCGCCGCCGCGCCCTGA
- a CDS encoding cell division protein FtsQ/DivIB, whose product MAEIRPRPAVRKTANRAAGGGRVRVGVWHRPAVLNLVSDALMLVATAMIGYMLVTWLAARPTFQLREVMVLTPPAQVSSEQLQYAARSVVKGNFFTVDLVAVREAFEKLPWVRKAQVRRRWPDTLEVRLEEHQAVAYWTVNDSGETRLVNRQGEIFIAASNAHMPAFVGPEGYAGYLLASHARFSALLAPLGRELVELGLSAREAWQLTLDDGLVIRLGRDREKAGVEARIARFVEAYPKALAKAPMTIAVADLRYPNGFALLPAGDKKSVESKQ is encoded by the coding sequence TTGGCTGAGATCCGCCCCCGTCCTGCCGTCCGCAAGACCGCCAACCGCGCAGCCGGTGGCGGGCGGGTGCGCGTGGGCGTGTGGCACCGGCCAGCCGTGCTCAACCTGGTGTCCGACGCGCTGATGCTGGTGGCCACGGCCATGATCGGCTACATGCTGGTGACCTGGCTGGCGGCACGGCCGACCTTTCAGTTGCGCGAAGTGATGGTGCTCACGCCGCCGGCCCAGGTGTCGTCCGAACAACTGCAGTACGCGGCGCGCTCGGTAGTGAAGGGCAACTTCTTCACCGTCGATCTGGTCGCCGTGCGCGAAGCCTTCGAGAAGCTGCCGTGGGTGCGCAAGGCCCAGGTGCGGCGCCGCTGGCCCGACACGCTCGAGGTGCGGCTCGAGGAACACCAGGCGGTGGCCTACTGGACGGTCAACGACAGCGGCGAGACGCGGCTGGTCAACCGCCAGGGCGAGATCTTCATCGCCGCCAGCAATGCGCACATGCCGGCCTTTGTCGGGCCGGAAGGCTACGCGGGCTACCTGCTGGCCAGCCATGCCCGCTTCTCGGCGCTGCTCGCGCCGCTGGGGCGCGAACTGGTCGAGCTCGGTCTGTCGGCCCGCGAGGCCTGGCAGCTCACGCTGGATGACGGGCTGGTGATCCGCCTGGGCCGGGACCGCGAAAAGGCCGGCGTGGAGGCGCGCATCGCCCGTTTCGTCGAGGCCTACCCGAAGGCCCTGGCCAAGGCGCCGATGACCATCGCGGTGGCCGACCTGCGGTATCCGAACGGTTTTGCCCTCCTGCCGGCGGGCGACAAGAAGTCAGTGGAAAGCAAACAATGA